In Apium graveolens cultivar Ventura unplaced genomic scaffold, ASM990537v1 ctg2229, whole genome shotgun sequence, the following are encoded in one genomic region:
- the LOC141700360 gene encoding uncharacterized protein LOC141700360 — protein sequence MRQPPPTPHHKVINFIAGGSEVCGSTYSQDKRAARETDIRVSQVGVNSNTFPSLVFDESDKRSIREPQQDGLVISLPVGNCLIKRILVDNGSAANIMMLSTLKQMGLAESDMIKKSTTLVGFSGETKQMLGEIT from the coding sequence ATGAGGCAACCACCACCAACGCCACATCACAAAGTAATTAACTTCATTGCAGGTGGTTCTGAAGTGTGTGGATCCACATATTCACAAGATAAAAGGGCAGCCAGAGAGACAGACATAAGGGTTTCTCAAGTGGGAGTTAATAGTAACACTTTTCCATCATTAGTGTTCGATGAGTCAGATAAGAGAAGTATCCGAGAACCACAACAAGATGGACTTGTCATCTCACTCCCCGTGGGGAATTGCCTGATCAAGAGAATTCTAGTTGATAACGGGAGTGCCGCCAACATTATGATGCTAAGCACATTAAAGCAAATGGGTTTGGCGGAGAGTGACATGATTAAAAAATCAACTAcattggtgggattcagtggaGAAACTAAACAAATGTTGGGAGAAATTACGTAG